DNA sequence from the Cataglyphis hispanica isolate Lineage 1 chromosome 12, ULB_Chis1_1.0, whole genome shotgun sequence genome:
attttcttaacGGTGTTATATCATCAACTCTTGTACAAGATATATCTAAGCTCTCTAAAAGGGGAAGATCTTCGACTACTATATCCAAaccatgtttattaaattctgttCCTGAGACATTCAAAGTGTGAAGTGcctttaatttgtttaatgttGCAATATCTACCATGCGTTGTCTACaacaaaatatgtgtataaagttataaaattatcaacaatCTCCTATAACTCAACTTAAAAATGTGTTGTAATGTGTGTGAAGCTTAATAATAACCTTGAAAAATCCATAAAGCTTCCTTTAGCTACACTTAGCGACCTAAGGTTTTGTATGCTCCAATCACCTAAACaactaattaaatcattaacaGTTATTTTAAGTCCATTTACTATTAAATCTACAACTTTATGTTGCTTAAGAACACTTAAGCCTTTAGTTGATAATGTCGACGCGTCTTTCAGTCGTACATgcctaaaagaaaattaaatatcgttataaattctttcttttaattaaattgaatctcGTCACCTTAATCTAGTGGTCTTGGAGTCAAAGAGTGTAATTGTCAAGTCggacaaagtttttttttcacacaagTTGGATAATAATTGCTCCGATACTTCGGCCGGCAAAAAGGCATCTGGATGCTTAAAGGTAAGCCGAGTTGCAGAGTTGGAGGGAGCATCATTAGATAATGTTCTACTTATTGTAGTATCAAAAGCAACTTCTGCACTATTACTATTCAATGTACAGACATCTTGTTGatctaaaatttatgcttttttaattatgcaaagtttgcaatataattttatacggaCACTTACTGGAAACAGTGCTACTATTGGGAATACTGGAAGAATGTAGACTTGTATCACCGAGATGAACTTCACACAAGCCTAGAACGTTACCGCAGATGAAATCGATGCAAACTTCCTGGAGACTTCTTGGAGattcaaacattttatatttctgctgtcatttaatttctggtctttttttattctattgacTTTTCATAGAATATTAGGCATCTGTGTATTCACAATCTTGTACCTTTAAAAtgcaacattaataaaaatgcatgacCACTGATATATTTCacatcttcattttttaataattttaaataaattatacccGCGCATATTAGATCATGTGATTCCAAGTAGGATAGTATAAAACGAAGAATTTTCTTCCGTATCGAAACgtttgtcaaaataatatgtcaCGTGAATAGTACacgaattaattgtataaaagaaattataaactttctcGGATACTTTCCTAATCGAAACAGAACGTCATTGGAGGAAAGTAAGCATTTTCTTGCCAATCTCACTCAggtgtgatattttaaatattatgattacgtaataataatttcacacAAGGAAGTGAAGAAATACTAATACATTGACTAAACACTCCTATCACAAAATTGTACGTTAAAATCGAAGATAACCGCGATTAATTCGAGATCGCGTCAATTGTCGAATTTCCCTGCCACAAGTATTCAATACTGAGTCCAAATACGATATGCGATTTGCggaataacaaaaatgttCTCTAAAATAACCACAAAAAAATGCGGACTCTCATCTGTGACGAGGATGCCATATTGACTCGTCAAATGTCAAAGCAGACCAAAAAAAGAGCACAACAGTCATCGTTATCGTCGTTGTCATCGGTGCGATGCAGTATAGTCGTACCGACTTGTgtagcatatattattatattattatattgcaacgCACACTGAGACGCACACGCGCGATAGCGCAATATAGCGAATCGTTTTATCTTGGCTGATGGCCGATTGGACCGATTCGCCATCAGCTGATTTCGGTTGCTGCGCGAGAATTagagtaaatattaatttctcgattCCGTTACGTATGtgacgtacatatatacatataagtaccTCGATGAGAACGTTGTCGAGGTCGTGACATCCGTTGATACCGCTTTATTATCCATATTAATCGCGCTCGCGCGTACAACGTTCCGATATCCATGTATGTATGCACATGCGAGTGACGGGCCGCAATCGGTCGCTGACGTTACGACAAGATTGTAGTATTGTGAGAAAAGAGATCTGTGTTTGTGGTTTAGACCCGTCGCTCTTGTATAGTCAGTTGGTTATTGACACATTGCCAATATGGCGGTAAAGTGAAAAAGGCTTGTGCAGCATGCATCGTGATCTCATTCTCGCGCAGTGAGTGTTTTCCCAGGTAACTGTTTTATCACGTCTTATTGTCGATGCGCGATGTAATTGACACGCCAGTCAGTTCATAGATTCTCTTCAAAACatgtatacacataatttttttaaattatacatatatatatatttcgtcgaTATTTGTCCCAATTCGCATatgattaatagaataaagcaAATTGTGTCAATAAGAGAACTCTGGAGTAATGGATCTCTGTATAAAGAATTAgagtatagaaaaatatttcattaacagTTGAATTGAATTCTTATCTTATCTTAAGAAAGATATGATGCCTGTTTGCTTGTAAACTTTGTATTAATGCAGATTGGAgtaagtgtaaaaataaaaatttttattaataaatttacttatataactttaacaaacatctctttaaattttaagtacttgttgaaaatcttttaaacaatttgaagattttattatatttggtatatttttatattattttatttaaatgatgtatatttacatatgcaattatacattttttattatttttattactttagtCAACATCATTTGGGCATATAAAAAACCAGCTTGCTCCACTTAATCTAGactagtttattatatatatatatatatatatatatatatatatatatatatatatatatatcattttatctaacaatatatagctactaatttaaaatttttaaacatgtttttatatgaattgttTTAAGATTTGATCTGAGACCTATTGCTGGCAGCTATAACTATGGTATGAGCCTCTCATCAAGTGAAGTAATGTTAGACACTAATTAACATTCTTAATTGCTATGTATCCTTTATGTGGACTTCTTTGAAAGATGCCAAGTTTACGGAAGAAAGTTGCTGGTTTTATGCGCCAACTATCTATTAGCAACTTGGCTGGGGCTGTGGAAAGTATAGGTCTTGGAGAACAGTCACTTCAAAGTCCACAATCGTTAACTGAGGAATTTCCTGGTGGCTGTTTTATCACACGTTATCTCAATGggtaaacattaaaataaaaatgtcaattaattgtagtatatatgaaaatgaaactatatattatatatactgtttCTTATTCCCgggcaatatttttcaatattctctcttactttcttttaatatgaGTATAATCAATATTCTTAGATTAGAAACAAAACAAGAAGGCCCGTCAATTTTACACGGCCGAAATCCAGAAGAATTGCCGAGTAGGCAACtcgataattttcaagaaaatgaaGATATATTTGCAGCTTATACCGGTCCCGATAGTGGTCTTACAGCAGTCAATCTTCAACAGAAACATTTAAGTATTAGTGACACTGATATAGATTACATTGATATGTTAGATCAAAATGAACAGTATAGAAGTGGTAAGTTTAGaatttagtaatattaataaagcatatttgtttttgtatcattctaaaataacaatacaaaaCTTTGCAGGATCAACaacatcaaatattaaaattgctgGAGTTACTGATTGGTGTAATCCTCATGAAAACGCATATGGAATTGCAACTAcactatatgaaaaaaatcctacaaataatattaacaatggaGAACCAATAGCCGATTGTTTCGGCATTGTGGCAAGACCAAGCTCTGCCATATTAGCTCTTGCAGATGGTGTCAATTGgggtaaaagaaataatatattataaaaagatataggaTATATTGACatggaaaataaatcaaatataaaaatatagaagtttagtttggtaaattatttataattttactatatattcaataaaaaaagatatcttcaaatttttcagatacttattaaaaaatcattcaacaattcacagaaaaataattagctttgatttgttttacatacattgctttaattatatatgattaaaagtaGTAAAACTTTGACATTGACTccaatctattttaattaaatattataaggtTGATACTTTACTGTTGGAAATTTTAGGTACAAAAGCGAGTATAGCAGCCAGATCTGCAGTTCATGGAAGTATAGAGTATTTGAACCAGGCTCTGTTCTGTCCATCTATAAATAGCGAAATGACAACAAAAGATGTATTTATAGCATTACTTCGTTCATTCCATGCAGCACATTCACTAATTCTTCAGGAACAAGGAATGCTCACTACCTTAACAGTATGCACAATCCTTCCACTGCCAAATTCAAGTACTGATACAAATATATgccagaaaaaatatattgcctGTACCTGCAATGTTGGTGACAGTCTAGCTTATGTATACTcgaggtatatatatatttattatattcagaattataaattgaaatacataatatgCTAGACCTATGATAATCATCTCTTATGTAAAAACGAAACAGGAAAACTGGGGTGAGAGAGATAACACGAGGATCTCACGATATTCACTGCATGCGAGACATGCGAGATGCCTTAGGAGCTCTAGGTCCAGTGGATGGCTCTAATCCTGAATTGAATAACTTAACGCTGGCCATAACTGAAGTTGAAAGAGGAGATATAGTATTTTTGACGAGCGATGGAATTTCGGATAATTTTGATCCTGTAGTGGGAAAATTTGCAGTCTTACCAAATTACAATAGTAGTGCTGACGCCATGATAAAGAGTTACGATGCAAGATCAAAAACGCGTCGAAAATCTACAGAAAATCTCCGACACACAGAATCaagtaatagtaataatgtGAATAGCAACAATCTACCAGTAGTTGAAGCTTATCAAAGACACGAACTCACACTACTCAGAATGGAAGATCTGTTGAGACGTGGAGTTTCTGGAGAAGGACCGCCATGCA
Encoded proteins:
- the LOC126853367 gene encoding PP2C-like domain-containing protein CG9801 isoform X1: MMPSLRKKVAGFMRQLSISNLAGAVESIGLGEQSLQSPQSLTEEFPGGCFITRYLNGLETKQEGPSILHGRNPEELPSRQLDNFQENEDIFAAYTGPDSGLTAVNLQQKHLSISDTDIDYIDMLDQNEQYRSGSTTSNIKIAGVTDWCNPHENAYGIATTLYEKNPTNNINNGEPIADCFGIVARPSSAILALADGVNWGTKASIAARSAVHGSIEYLNQALFCPSINSEMTTKDVFIALLRSFHAAHSLILQEQGMLTTLTVCTILPLPNSSTDTNICQKKYIACTCNVGDSLAYVYSRKTGVREITRGSHDIHCMRDMRDALGALGPVDGSNPELNNLTLAITEVERGDIVFLTSDGISDNFDPVVGKFAVLPNYNSSADAMIKSYDARSKTRRKSTENLRHTESSNSNNVNSNNLPVVEAYQRHELTLLRMEDLLRRGVSGEGPPCNSAKHLCELLLDFAVRITAAKRRILEDTELYYAQHKDGQLIQLSKQEQRSRRKKTLEKISMIPGKLDHATVVAYVVGS
- the LOC126853367 gene encoding PP2C-like domain-containing protein CG9801 isoform X2; amino-acid sequence: MPSLRKKVAGFMRQLSISNLAGAVESIGLGEQSLQSPQSLTEEFPGGCFITRYLNGLETKQEGPSILHGRNPEELPSRQLDNFQENEDIFAAYTGPDSGLTAVNLQQKHLSISDTDIDYIDMLDQNEQYRSGSTTSNIKIAGVTDWCNPHENAYGIATTLYEKNPTNNINNGEPIADCFGIVARPSSAILALADGVNWGTKASIAARSAVHGSIEYLNQALFCPSINSEMTTKDVFIALLRSFHAAHSLILQEQGMLTTLTVCTILPLPNSSTDTNICQKKYIACTCNVGDSLAYVYSRKTGVREITRGSHDIHCMRDMRDALGALGPVDGSNPELNNLTLAITEVERGDIVFLTSDGISDNFDPVVGKFAVLPNYNSSADAMIKSYDARSKTRRKSTENLRHTESSNSNNVNSNNLPVVEAYQRHELTLLRMEDLLRRGVSGEGPPCNSAKHLCELLLDFAVRITAAKRRILEDTELYYAQHKDGQLIQLSKQEQRSRRKKTLEKISMIPGKLDHATVVAYVVGS